The following are encoded together in the Phragmites australis chromosome 19, lpPhrAust1.1, whole genome shotgun sequence genome:
- the LOC133900430 gene encoding uncharacterized protein LOC133900430: MQFPSPPILPDPSAHAAGGAISTCARRAASTDPLGRRGEGMRKKARAVPEWLNSPLWAAPAPPPAPPDPYGADLAPRPPPPPPAPVPPPPSYAEAVGKGRGGEEEDGGRGEAVLRAHLLADFKAALWKKVVNMGELRRLACLGVPDGGAGVRPVVWKLLLVYLPTDHALWPHELQKKRSQYSAYKEEFLLNPSEKLRRIEESKPSRKKELKVERIGLLPRSEVTNEEHPLSFGRSSLWNQYFQESEILEQIDRDVKRTHPDMPFFSAKSNQESLRRILIIFSKLNPSIRYVQGMNEVLAPLFYVFKNDPDTSNSAAAEADTYFCFVQLLSGFRDNYCKHLDNSSVGIRSTLSKLSQLLKRHDEELWRHMEVTTKVYPQYYAFRWITLLLTMEFSFNVCIHIWDAILGDPEGPPDTLLRICCAMLILVRKRLLAGDFTANIQLLQHYPATNIDHLLHIANRLRGTVAS, translated from the exons ATGCAGTTCCCCTCCCCTCCTATTCTTCCAGACCCTTCCGCCCACGCGGCCGGCGGCGCCATCTCCACGTGCGCGAGGCGAGCGGCTTCTACGGATCCtttggggaggagaggagaggggatgcggaagaaggcgcgggcggTGCCGGAGTGGCTTAACAGCCCGCTGTGGGCggccccggcgccgccgccggccccacCGGACCCCTACGGCGCCGACCTAGccccccggccgccgccgccgccgcctgctcccgttccgccgccgccgtcctatGCGGAGGCGGTGGGGAAGGGTAgaggtggggaggaggaggacggcggccGCGGGGAGGCGGTCCTGCGGGCGCACCTGCTCGCAGACTTCAAGGCCGCG CTGTGGAAGAAGGTGGTGAACATGGGGGAGCTACGGAGGCTGGCCTGCCTCGGCgtgccggacggcggcgccggcgtcAGACCCGTCGTATGGAAG CTTCTCTTGGTATATTTGCCAACTGATCATGCTTTATGGCCTCATGAGTTACAAAAGAAGCGGAGCCAGTATAGCGCATACAAagaagagtttcttctaaatcCT TCAGAAAAATTACGGAGAATCGAGGAATCAAAGCCGTCGAGAAAGAAAGAATTAAAAGTCGAAAGAATTGGCTTACTCCCAAGATCAGAAGTAACTAATGAAGAGCACCCTTTAAGCTTTGGTAGATCTAGCTTGTGGAACCAATACTTTCAG GAGTCAGAGATACTAGAACAGATTGACCGAGATGTAAAACGAACACATCCAGATATGCCATTTTTCTCAGCCAAGTCTAACCAG GAATCTTTAAGGCGTATTCTCATTATCTTCTCAAAATTAAACCCTAGCATAAGATATGTGCAAGGGATGAATGAAGTTTTGGCACCTCTATTTTACGTGTTCAAGAATGACCCTGACACAAGCAACTCG GCCGCAGCAGAAGCAGACACTTACTTTTGCTTTGTCCAATTATTGAGTGGCTTTAGAGATAATTATTGCAAACATCTTGACAATAGCAGTGTGGGTATTCGATCTACACTCTCAAAGTTATCTCAACTCTTGAAGCGTCATGATGAAGAGCTATGGCGTCATATGGAGGTCACTACAAAG GTGTACCCACAATATTATGCATTTAGATGGATCACATTACTGTTGACAATGGAGTTCAGCTTcaatgtatgtatacatatctGGGATGCAATCTTGGGCGATCCAGAAGGTCCACCG GACACCTTGCTGAGGATATGCTGTGCCATGCTCATCCTAGTCCGGAAGCGCCTCTTGGCTGGAGACTTCACCGCTAACATCCAGCTGCTGCAACACTACCCAGCAACTAACATTGATCACCTCCTCCACATTGCTAACCGGTTGAGAGGAACTGTAGCAAGCTAG